The following coding sequences lie in one Sorghum bicolor cultivar BTx623 chromosome 6, Sorghum_bicolor_NCBIv3, whole genome shotgun sequence genomic window:
- the LOC8073578 gene encoding F-box protein At1g70590 isoform X2, whose product MDMDASQTWPPPTPSPPPFSSRPRASPSPSPSAHRRRRRHSKKHKPPPAPAPAPTPQGAADFSALPPELVHRALAAACASDVAAASRACRAWRDALRPLREAAALHAFGRRVKHGLVAGPASSRGGAGGGRLETERQRALGLFRRAARLGSAAAMVDAGLMCWEDGRREEAVGYYRSAADLGHPVGMCNLGVSFLEADPPKAEEAIRWFYPSASAGNARAQYNLGLCLQNGKGVKRSQKEAAKCYGEGLSQDPVRAKRWLQLAADCGHKKALYECGIKLCAAGDKVKSLMYLELATRRGEYAAAHMRDVIFESLSVVNKQRAMSDADKWKPRTLHPRR is encoded by the exons ATGGACATGGACGCGAGCCAAACCTGGCCGCCCCCGACCCCCTCGCCGCCGCCCTTCTCCTCCCGGCCCCgcgcgtcgccgtcgccgtcgccgtccgcgcaccgccggcgccgccggcaCTCCAAGAAGCACAAGCCCCCGCCCgcgcctgcgcctgcgccgACGCCGCAGGGCGCGGCGGACTTCTCCGCGCTCCCGCCGGAGCTCGTCCACCGGGCCCTCGCGGCCGCGTGCGCCTCCGACGTCGCGGCGGCCAGCCGCGCGTGCCGCGCGTGGCGGGACGCGCTGCGGCCGCTCCGCGAGGCCGCGGCGCTGCACGCGTTCGGCCGACGCGTCAAGCACGGCCTCGTGGCGGGACCCGCGTCCTCACGCGGGGGGGCCGGTGGCGGACGTCTCGAGACGGAGAGGCAGCGCGCTCTGGGGCTGTTCCGGCGGGCCGCGAGGCTGGGCTCCGCGGCGGCGATGGTGGACGCCGGGCTCATGTGCTGGGAGGATGGGCGGCGGGAGGAGGCCGTCGGTTACTACCGGAGCGCGGCGGACCTGGGCCATCCCGTTGGGATGTGCAATCTTGGAGTCTCCTTCCTTGAAG CTGATCCACCCAAGGCCGAGGAAGCTATTAGATGGTTTTATCCATCAGCATCTGCAGGCAATGCTCGTGCTCAATACAACCTAGGCCTTTGCTTGCAGAACGGGAAGGGTGTCAAACGGAGTCAGAAGGAAGCT GCAAAATG CTATGGTGAAGGGCTTTCACAGGATCCAGTGCGCGCTAAGAGGTGGCTTCAACTAGCTGCTGATTGTGGTCACAAGAAAGCTCTTTATGAGTGTGGTATTAAACTTTGTGCG GCAGGAGACAAGGTCAAGTCTCTCATGTATCTAGAGTTGGCAACACGGCGTGGAGAATACGCTGCTGCCCACATGAGAGATGTGATATTTGAATCGCTCTCTGTTGTGAATAAACAGCGTGCCATGTCGGACGCTGATAAATGGAAGCCTAGGACACTCCATCCTAGAAGGTGA
- the LOC8073578 gene encoding F-box protein At1g70590 isoform X1, with protein sequence MDMDASQTWPPPTPSPPPFSSRPRASPSPSPSAHRRRRRHSKKHKPPPAPAPAPTPQGAADFSALPPELVHRALAAACASDVAAASRACRAWRDALRPLREAAALHAFGRRVKHGLVAGPASSRGGAGGGRLETERQRALGLFRRAARLGSAAAMVDAGLMCWEDGRREEAVGYYRSAADLGHPVGMCNLGVSFLEADPPKAEEAIRWFYPSASAGNARAQYNLGLCLQNGKGVKRSQKEAAKWYLRAAEGGNVRAMYNISLCYSYGEGLSQDPVRAKRWLQLAADCGHKKALYECGIKLCAAGDKVKSLMYLELATRRGEYAAAHMRDVIFESLSVVNKQRAMSDADKWKPRTLHPRR encoded by the exons ATGGACATGGACGCGAGCCAAACCTGGCCGCCCCCGACCCCCTCGCCGCCGCCCTTCTCCTCCCGGCCCCgcgcgtcgccgtcgccgtcgccgtccgcgcaccgccggcgccgccggcaCTCCAAGAAGCACAAGCCCCCGCCCgcgcctgcgcctgcgccgACGCCGCAGGGCGCGGCGGACTTCTCCGCGCTCCCGCCGGAGCTCGTCCACCGGGCCCTCGCGGCCGCGTGCGCCTCCGACGTCGCGGCGGCCAGCCGCGCGTGCCGCGCGTGGCGGGACGCGCTGCGGCCGCTCCGCGAGGCCGCGGCGCTGCACGCGTTCGGCCGACGCGTCAAGCACGGCCTCGTGGCGGGACCCGCGTCCTCACGCGGGGGGGCCGGTGGCGGACGTCTCGAGACGGAGAGGCAGCGCGCTCTGGGGCTGTTCCGGCGGGCCGCGAGGCTGGGCTCCGCGGCGGCGATGGTGGACGCCGGGCTCATGTGCTGGGAGGATGGGCGGCGGGAGGAGGCCGTCGGTTACTACCGGAGCGCGGCGGACCTGGGCCATCCCGTTGGGATGTGCAATCTTGGAGTCTCCTTCCTTGAAG CTGATCCACCCAAGGCCGAGGAAGCTATTAGATGGTTTTATCCATCAGCATCTGCAGGCAATGCTCGTGCTCAATACAACCTAGGCCTTTGCTTGCAGAACGGGAAGGGTGTCAAACGGAGTCAGAAGGAAGCT GCAAAATGGTATTTACGAGCTGCAGAGGGAGGGAATGTACGAGCCATGTATAACATTTCCTTGTGTTACAGCTATGGTGAAGGGCTTTCACAGGATCCAGTGCGCGCTAAGAGGTGGCTTCAACTAGCTGCTGATTGTGGTCACAAGAAAGCTCTTTATGAGTGTGGTATTAAACTTTGTGCG GCAGGAGACAAGGTCAAGTCTCTCATGTATCTAGAGTTGGCAACACGGCGTGGAGAATACGCTGCTGCCCACATGAGAGATGTGATATTTGAATCGCTCTCTGTTGTGAATAAACAGCGTGCCATGTCGGACGCTGATAAATGGAAGCCTAGGACACTCCATCCTAGAAGGTGA
- the LOC8073578 gene encoding F-box protein At1g70590 isoform X3 encodes MDMDASQTWPPPTPSPPPFSSRPRASPSPSPSAHRRRRRHSKKHKPPPAPAPAPTPQGAADFSALPPELVHRALAAACASDVAAASRACRAWRDALRPLREAAALHAFGRRVKHGLVAGPASSRGGAGGGRLETERQRALGLFRRAARLGSAAAMVDAGLMCWEDGRREEAVGYYRSAADLGHPVGMCNLGVSFLEADPPKAEEAIRWFYPSASAGNARAQYNLGLCLQNGKGVKRSQKEAAKWYLRAAEGGNVRAMYNISLCYSYGEGLSQDPVRAKRWLQLAADCGHKKALYECGIKLCAVVALFSCDDVSLLYRQETRSSLSCI; translated from the exons ATGGACATGGACGCGAGCCAAACCTGGCCGCCCCCGACCCCCTCGCCGCCGCCCTTCTCCTCCCGGCCCCgcgcgtcgccgtcgccgtcgccgtccgcgcaccgccggcgccgccggcaCTCCAAGAAGCACAAGCCCCCGCCCgcgcctgcgcctgcgccgACGCCGCAGGGCGCGGCGGACTTCTCCGCGCTCCCGCCGGAGCTCGTCCACCGGGCCCTCGCGGCCGCGTGCGCCTCCGACGTCGCGGCGGCCAGCCGCGCGTGCCGCGCGTGGCGGGACGCGCTGCGGCCGCTCCGCGAGGCCGCGGCGCTGCACGCGTTCGGCCGACGCGTCAAGCACGGCCTCGTGGCGGGACCCGCGTCCTCACGCGGGGGGGCCGGTGGCGGACGTCTCGAGACGGAGAGGCAGCGCGCTCTGGGGCTGTTCCGGCGGGCCGCGAGGCTGGGCTCCGCGGCGGCGATGGTGGACGCCGGGCTCATGTGCTGGGAGGATGGGCGGCGGGAGGAGGCCGTCGGTTACTACCGGAGCGCGGCGGACCTGGGCCATCCCGTTGGGATGTGCAATCTTGGAGTCTCCTTCCTTGAAG CTGATCCACCCAAGGCCGAGGAAGCTATTAGATGGTTTTATCCATCAGCATCTGCAGGCAATGCTCGTGCTCAATACAACCTAGGCCTTTGCTTGCAGAACGGGAAGGGTGTCAAACGGAGTCAGAAGGAAGCT GCAAAATGGTATTTACGAGCTGCAGAGGGAGGGAATGTACGAGCCATGTATAACATTTCCTTGTGTTACAGCTATGGTGAAGGGCTTTCACAGGATCCAGTGCGCGCTAAGAGGTGGCTTCAACTAGCTGCTGATTGTGGTCACAAGAAAGCTCTTTATGAGTGTGGTATTAAACTTTGTGCG GTGGTGGCCCTCTTTTCTTGTGATGATGTCTCTCTTCTATACAGGCAGGAGACAAGGTCAAGTCTCTCATGTATCTAG
- the LOC8073579 gene encoding glucan endo-1,3-beta-D-glucosidase — translation MRRGGDRPSASLLLFSLGLVLLYFTSGSTVGLVEGQKTWCIAKPSASNEILAQNLDYACSQVSCAVIQKGGPCYYPDSLVSRAAVAMNLYYAYSGRHAWNCYFNSSALVVQSDPSYGSCTYY, via the exons ATGCGGCGGGGAGGAGACCGGCCGTCGGCGTCGCTCCTGCTCTTCTCGCTGGGGCTTGTGCTCCTCTACTTCACCTCAGGCAGCACCGTTGGTCTCGTGGAGGGACag AAAACCTGGTGCATCGCCAAGCCGTCGGCGTCGAACGAGATCCTGGCGCAGAACCTGGACTACGCGTGCTCCCAGGTGAGCTGCGCCGTGATCCAGAAGGGCGGGCCGTGCTACTACCCGGACAGCCTCGTGTcccgcgccgccgtcgccatgaACCTCTACTACGCCTACAGCGGCAGGCACGCCTGGAACTGCTACTTCAACAGCTCCGCGCTCGTCGTGCAGTCCGATCCAA GTTATGGCTCGTGCACGTACTACTGA
- the LOC8073580 gene encoding uncharacterized protein LOC8073580 produces MRQQPFSRHAGFFASLQRVEHRLASESEQHQEQKKSPPPPTPATAAATARQSEASPFSDTMTASPLLFLDPAAPAPAPSGTAADRDSSGPALDFLTAVTEEDQRIQQDDDDGDDGGGEDIARLMALLGLSPPQPPPWGGDSIRRDDEDGGGCDCSGADGFLAKVVGMVGPKCDREKARLDAWIRHYHRGGGVGCREPARLAHLLLARASGDTAAVAFPASVKDFLDHDPPRQLTDESE; encoded by the exons ATGCGGCAGCAGCCTTTCTCGCGGCACGCCGGCTTCTTCGCCTCCCTCCAGCGG GTGGAACACCGACTGGCCTCGGAGTCGGAGCAACaccaggagcagaagaagagcccgccgccgccgacacCGGCAACGGCAGCAGCAACGGCGCGCCAATCCGAGGCGTCGCCGTTCTCGGACACCATGACCGCCTCCCCCCTCCTCTTCCTCGACCCAGCAGCGCCCGCACCAGCGCCCAGCGGCACGGCCGCGGACCGCGACAGCAGCGGCCCGGCGCTGGACTTCCTCACCGCCGTCACCGAAGAGGACCAGCGCATCCAACAGGATGACGACGACGGAGACGACGGCGGCGGGGAGGACATCGCGAGGCTCATGGCGCTGCTCGGCCTGTCACCGCCGCAACCTCCGCCGTGGGGCGGCGACAGCATCCGCCGCGACGACGAAGACGGAGGCGGGTGCGACTGCAGCGGCGCCGACGGGTTCCTGGCCAAGGTCGTGGGCATGGTCGGACCCAAGTGCGACAGGGAGAAGGCGAGGCTGGACGCCTGGATCCGCCATTACCACCGCGGGGGAGGCGTCGGGTGCAGGGAGCCCGCGAGGCTGGCGCACCTGCTGCTCGCCAGGGCTTCCGGCGACACGGCGGCCGTTGCGTTCCCGGCCAGCGTCAAGGACTTCTTGGACCACGATCCGCCACGGCAGTTGACGGACGAGTCGGAGTGA
- the LOC8073581 gene encoding uncharacterized protein LOC8073581, with product MAAAKEKASACCSRDAPARVAGGAPVVPMRAIAASPVGKVVALAAGGGERVAASAAGASGAVIEEIAAVQPTTAKASSKGIPIMTRAQRCHPLDPLSAAEIAVAVATVRAAGRSPEERDSMRFVEVVLLEPEKNVVALADAYFFPPFQPSLLPRSKGSAVIPSRLPPRRARLVVYNKQSNETSIWIVELSEVHAATRGGHHRGKVISSEVVPDVQPAMDAMEYAECEATVKSYPPFIEAMKRRGVDDMDLVMVDAWCAGYYSEADAPSRRLGKPLIFCRTESDSPMENGYARPVEGIHVVVDMQNNAVIEFEDRKLVPLPPPDHLRNYTPGETRGGVDRSDVKPLIINQPEGPSFRINGYFVEWQKWNFRIGFTPKEGLVIYSVAYVDGSRGRRPIAHRLSFVEMVVPYGDPSEPHYRKNAFDAGEDGLGKNAHSLKKGCDCLGYIKYFDAHFTNFTGGVETIENCVCLHEEDHGILWKHQDWRTGLAEVRRSRRLTVSFICTVANYEYGFYWHFYQDGKIEAEVKLTGILSLGALMPGESRKYGTTIAPGLYAPVHQHFFVARMDMAVDCKPNEAHNQVVEVNVKVESAGTHNVHNNAFYAEEKLLKSELQAMRDCDPSSARHWIVRNTRTVNRTGQPTGYRLVPGSNCLPLALPEAKFLRRAGFLKHNLWVTQYKRDEMFPGGEFPNQNPRIHEGLPTWVKKDRPLEETDIVLWYVFGLTHIPRLEDWPVMPVEHIGFMLMPHGFFNCSPAVDVPPSSSDADVKEAESPKAIQNGLVSKL from the exons ATGGCCGCAGCTAAGGAAAAGGCGTCGGCATGCTGCAGCCGCGATGCGCCCGCGCGTGTCGCTGGTGGCGCCCCTGTCGTCCCCATGCGAGCGATCGCCGCGTCCCCGGTCGGCAAGGTCGTCGCCCTCGCTGCGGGAGGCGGTGAGCGCGTGGCCGCGTCGGCCGCAGGCGCAAGCGGCGCCGTGATCGAGGAGATCGCCGCGGTCCAGCCCACCACAGCGAAGGCCTCCTCCAAAG ggATACCAATAATGACAAGAGCCCAGAGGTGCCACCCTTTAGACCCATTATCTGCAGCTGAAATTGCAGTTGCTGTAGCAACTGTAAGAGCTGCTGGAAGATCTCCTGAG GAAAGGGACAGCATGCGCTTTGTTGAAGTTGTGCTGTTGGAGCCAGAAAAGAATGTCGTGGCATTAGCCGATGCCTACTTCTTTCCACCTTTCCAGCCATCGCTGCTCCCTAGAAGCAAAGGTTCTGCTGTTATTCCAAGCAGGTTACCTCCTAGGAGGGCCAGACTTGTTGTCTACAATAAACAATCAAATGAGACTAGCATTTGGATAGTGGAACTATCTGAAGTGCATGCAGCTACTAGGGGTGGACATCACAGAGGGAAGGTGATATCATCTGAAGTTGTTCCAGATGTTCAACCTGCAATG GATGCTATGGAGTATGCTGAATGTGAGGCTACAGTCAAAAGTTACCCTCCATTTATTGAAGCTATGAAGAGAAGAGGTGTGGATGACATGGATCTTGTTATGGTGGATGCTTG GTGTGCTGGCTACTACAGCGAAGCTGATGCTCCAAGTCGCAGACTTGGCAAGCCTCTCATATTTTGCAGAACTGAGAGTGATAGCCCCATGGAGAATGGTTATGCTCGTCCTGTGGAAGGAATCCAtgttgttgttgatatgcaGAATAATGCTGTGATAGAGTTTGAAGATaggaagttggttcctcttccCCCTCCAGATCATTTGAGAAACTATACTCCTGGGGAAACAAGAGGTGGTGTTGATCGAAGTGATGTAAAACCACTTATCATCAATCAGCCTGAGGGTCCAAGTTTCCGCATTAATGGCTATTTTGTGGAATGGCAGAAG TGGAACTTCCGTATTGGCTTCACCCCCAAAGAGGGTTTGGTTATCTATTCTGTTGCTTATGTTGATGGTAGCCGTGGACGTAGACCTATAGCACATAGGCTGAGCTTTGTTGAGATGGTCGTTCCTTATGGAGATCCAAGCGAACCACATTATCGTAAGAATGCATTTGATGCTGGAGAAGACGGACTTGGAAAAAATGCTCATTCTCTTAAGAAG GGATGTGATTGCTTGGGGTACATAAAATATTTTGATGCACATTTCACAAACTTCACTGGTGGTGTGGAGACAATTGAGAACTGTGTTTGTTTGCATGAGGAGGATCATGGGATCCTTTGGAAACACCAAGACTGGAGAACTGGTTTAGCAGAAGTAAGGCGGTCAAGGAGGCTTACCGTTTCATTTATCTGTACAGTTGCAAACTACGAGTATGGTTTTTACTGGCACTTCTATCAG GATGGAAAAATAGAAGCAGAAGTAAAGCTTACTGGAATTCTCAGCTTAGGGGCCCTGATGCCTGGGGAATCAAGGAAATATGGCACAACTATTGCCCCTGGTCTGTATGCACCAGTTCACCAGCATTTCTTTGTTGCCCGTATGGACATGGCTGTTGATTGCAAACCTAACGAGGCTCATAACCAG GTGGTTGAGGTTAATGTTAAAGTGGAAAGTGCAGGCACACATAATGTGCATAATAATGCTTTCTATGCTGAAGAGAAATTGTTGAAGTCTGAGTTGCAAGCAATGCGTGATTGCGACCCTTCATCTGCACGCCACTGGATT GTACGTAACACACGGACTGTAAATCGGACTGGGCAGCCAACTGGTTACAGGCTCGTGCCTGGTTCGAACTGCCTGCCATTGGCTCTGCCTGAGGCGAAATTTCTGAGGAGGGCTGGGTTCTTGAAGCACAATCTCTGGGTGACTCAATACAAGCGCGACGAGATGTTCCCTGGAGGGGAGTTTCCCAACCAGAATCCTCGCATCCACGAGGGTCTGCCAACATGGGTCAAGAAGGATAGGCCTCTGGAGGAAACTGATATTGTTCTCTG GTACGTGTTCGGTCTCACCCATATCCCCAGGCTGGAAGATTGGCCAGTCATGCCGGTGGAGCATATAGGCTTCATGCTCATG CCACATGGATTCTTCAACTGCTCACCTGCGGTCGACGTGCCTCCCAGCTCGTCCGATGCGGATGTCAAGGAAGCCGAGTCGCCCAAGGCCATCCAAAATGGCCTCGTTTCGAAGCTGTGA
- the LOC8058711 gene encoding ribonuclease H2 subunit B, whose protein sequence is MSCGSGSTGEVEGGKSAAAMASWHESLAAPPRVLISHRPSDASSQGTVLSLQHPRSGDETGYLFIDGQLQEINWFKERYGAWFLGDYVCEDGGLYYCTPVDPIFIFLPTFEAARMSNGKDPGKFRQLDEILYVEGYPGYQQLMNVASHHMELVCEVKEVSNMKFFRLDNSKVLSWLCCKVYNLKEIFPKLGKNYGAQTEKEQLKEAVQMIREYLKDDPWLTLLCKKLQLDINEITVDATTTTGEASFYADSCPAPALPSESKTATGGAKSSKGRPAKKPKTEVGSKNIKDMFRRVTRNGSGS, encoded by the exons ATGTCCTGCGGCAGCGGCAGCACCGGCGAAGTCGAAGGGGGCAAATCGGCCGCCGCGATGGCGTCGTGGCACGAAAGCTTGGCGGCGCCGCCTCGCGTCCTCATTTCCCACC GCCCTTCTGATGCCAGCAGTCAAGGGACTGTTCTGTCACTTCAACATCCAAGATCAG GAGATGAAACAGGGTATCTATTTATTGATGGTCAACTTCAAGAGATCAACTGGTTCAAAGAGCGTTATGGTGCTTGGTTCTTGGGGGATTATGTTTGTGAAG ATGGCGGCCTCTATTATTGCACCCCTGTTGATCCTATCTTCATTTTCCTACCAACTTTCGAAGCTGCACGTATGTCG AACGGGAAGGATCCAGGAAAATTCAGACAACTGGATGAAATATTGTATGTTGAGGGATATCCTGGATATCAGCAGCTAATGAATGTAGCTAGCCACCATATGGAATTGGTTTGTGAAGTAAAAG AAGTATCTAACATGAAGTTCTTTAGGCTGGACAACTCCAAGGTATTATCTTGGTTGTGCTGCAAG GTATACAACCTAAAGGAGATCTTCCCCAAGTTGGGTAAAAATTATGGTGCCCAAACAGAAAAAGAACAAT tgaaggaggcTGTCCAAATGATCCGTGAATATCTGAAGGACGATCCATGGTTAACATTACTATGCAAGAAGCTGCA ACTGGATATCAATGAGATCACTGTCGATGCGACGACCACAACTGGTGAAGCTTCGTTTTATGCTGACAGTTGTCCGGCACCTGCCCTACCCTCTGAG AGTAAGACTGCGACTGGTGGTGCCAAGTCAAGCAAAGGGAGGCCAGCGAAGAAACCAAAGACAGAAGTAGGATCCAAGAACATCAAAGATATGTTCCGAAGGGTCACAAGGAATGGATCAGGATCATGA
- the LOC8073582 gene encoding protein FAR1-RELATED SEQUENCE 6: MDTLHSDPYSRSSLQLQVRDGSMSFENNSTVLDKHEVVSPRVGMTFETVDLAYQFYLEYGYRAGFGVSKRTSHSVDGVKYRATFVCYKGGIARIKPGLKARRRLVAKTGCKAMMVVKFNASENHWEVVFVELEHNHPCNPEMVRFMMCFKDLPDWQREHRPFNAKTRLNPKIHSGRGRPPNQNKDFMVKSFSQSNYSIDGAGKTGKLRFAEGDVEALLVFFDKMQAQNSNFFYNWDMDDEGRLKNVCWVDARSRVAYQHFCDVICFDTVYLTYQFVIPLVAFLGINHHGQFVLLGCGLLGDESPETFAWLFKKWLKCMNDKAPEAIVTTHSRPVVKAVSEVFPNTRHRYNLWHIMKELPEMSGRVEDKEAVSLRMKKVVYDTITSADFEREWVEMINQYNLHDNQWLTTLFEERAKWVPAYVKDTFWAGISTVRRSERLEAFFDGYITPETTIKTFIEQFDTAMKLRSDREAYDDFRSFQQRPQVLSGLLFEEQFANVYTINMFQKFQDQLKQLMNVNCTEVSRNGSIATYTVTVIGKERKFDYRVMYNSAEKEVWCICRSFQFKGILCSHALAVLKQELVMLIPPKYILDRWRKDYKCPEEPKETPISPKAAKDTGKGSNPENIREDQADNLYKHGHQYFADIVEMGATDPDAMEYVLSVMKEAKEKVRKFEESRKEKRPGESPVSAGKRVAKFSKPSTEEVGNGTSVSTPTEAVASVTVVSSAPMAAAPTMMAMAPPSAAVAPGMFLVPMHPHPLVFPPFPPAVPPAVAPVAPPAAPATNVASNTSKKRKKRKVNN, from the coding sequence ATGGATACCCTTCATAGCGACCCTTATTCCAGGAGCAGCTTGCAACTACAAGTTAGGGATGGCTCCATGTCCTTTGAGAACAACAGCACTGTTTTGGATAAGCACGAGGTTGTCAGCCCTCGAGTTGGCATGACCTTTGAGACGGTTGATCTGGCATATCAATTCTACCTAGAGTATGGCTATCGTGCAGGCTTTGGGGTCTCAAAGAGGACTTCCCACAGTGTTGATGGGGTTAAGTACCGTGCTACATTTGTTTGTTACAAAGGTGGCATTGCTAGGATTAAGCCTGGCCTCAAAGCTCGAAGGAGGCTTGTTGCAAAGACTGGTTGCAAAGCAATGATGGTAGTGAAGTTTAATGCCAGTGAGAACCACTGGGAAGTGGTTTTTGTTGAGTTGGAACATAACCACCCATGCAATCCTGAGATGGTCAGATTCATGATGTGCTTTAAAGATCTTCCTGACTGGCAAAGGGAGCACCGCCCATTCAATGCCAAAACTCGATTGAACCCGAAGATTCACTCTGGTAGAGGCAGGCCACCCAACCAAAACAAAGATTTCATGgtgaaatccttctcccagtcAAATTATTCCATTGATGGGGCAGGGAAGACTGGAAAGTTGAGGTTTGCAGAGGGTGATGTTGAGGCACTCTTAGTTTTCTTTGATAAGATGCAAGCTCAAAACTCCAACTTCTTCTACAACTGGGACATGGATGATGAAGGTCGGCTCAAGAATGTTTGCTGGGTTGATGCTAGATCCAGAGTCGCATATCAACATTTTTGTGATGTTATTTGCTTTGATACTGTCTATTTGACATATCAGTTTGTCATTCCATTGGTCGCGTTTCTGGGAATCAACCATCATGGGCAGTTTGTGTTGTTAGGATGTGGTTTACTTGGAGACGAGTCTCCAGAGACTTTCGCATGGTTATTCAAAAAATGGCTAAAATGTATGAATGATAAAGCACCGGAAGCAATTGTTACAACTCATTCAAGGCCAGTAGTCAAAGCTGTCAGTGAAGTATTTCCAAATACTCGGCACAGATACAACCTTTGGCATATAATGAAAGAACTTCCTGAAATGTCTGGAAGAGTTGAGGATAAAGAAGCAGTCAGTCTGAGAATGAAAAAAGTAGTCTATGATACAATTACATCAGCTGATTTTGAGAGGGAGTGGGTTGAAATGATCAATCAATATAATCTTCATGATAACCAGTGGCTTACAACCTTGTTTGAAGAGAGGGCAAAATGGGTACCAGCATATGTAAAGGATACTTTCTGGGCTGGTATCTCCACTGTTCGTCGTAGTGAACGATTGGAGGCCTTTTTTGATGGATATATTACACCAGAAACCACAATAAAGACGTTCATTGAACAATTTGATACTGCTATGAAGCTCAGGTCTGATCGAGAAGCCTATGATGATTTCCGTTCATTTCAACAAAGGCCACAAGTCCTGTCTGGTCTTCTGTTTGAGGAGCAATTTGCAAATGTTTATACAATAAATATGTTCCAGAAATTCCAGGATCAGTTGAAGCAGCTGATGAATGTGAATTGTACTGAAGTCAGTAGGAATGGCTCAATAGCGACATACACGGTAACAGTGATTggaaaggaaaggaagtttgacTACAGAGTGATGTATAACAGTGCTGAGAAAGAAGTGTGGTGCATCTGTAGGTCATTCCAGTTTAAAGGTATTTTGTGTAGCCATGCTCTTGCTGTCTTGAAGCAAGAGCTTGTGATGCTAATACCTCCCAAATATATTCTTGATCGATGGCGGAAGGACTACAAATGCCCCGAGGAACCTAAGGAAACCCCCATTTCACCGAAAGCTGCAAAAGATACAGGGAAGGGCTCAAACCCAGAAAACATCCGGGAAGATCAAGCGGACAATCTCTACAAGCATGGACACCAGTACTTCGCTGACATTGTGGAAATGGGAGCTACTGACCCTGATGCTATGGAGTATGTCCTTTCTGTGATGAAAGAAGCTAAAGAGAAAGTGCGCAAGTTTGAGGAGTCTCGAAAAGAGAAAAGGCCTGGAGAGAGCCCAGTTTCTGCTGGTAAAAGAGTTGCAAAGTTTTCAAAGCCATCCACAGAAGAAGTTGGCAATGGAACATCAGTATCGACTCCGACTGAAGCAGTGGCTTCAGTCACAGTGGTTTCATCTGCTCCAATGGCGGCAGCCCCAACAATGATGGCTATGGCGCCACCTTCAGCAGCTGTAGCCCCAGGAATGTTTTTAGTACCAATGCATCCTCATCCCTTGGTGTTCCCACCCTTTCCCCCTGCAGTTCCACCAGCAGTAGCTCCTGTAGCCCCACCTGCTGCACCAGCAACCAATGTTGCCTCCAACACCTCAAAGAagcgaaagaaaagaaaggtgaATAATTGA